One segment of Oncorhynchus masou masou isolate Uvic2021 unplaced genomic scaffold, UVic_Omas_1.1 unplaced_scaffold_1570, whole genome shotgun sequence DNA contains the following:
- the LOC135531274 gene encoding GTP-binding protein 1-like isoform X3, translated as MASLAAIEPGLSPGTLPKEESVVPVSIFAPDCGDDLSGAECFEDGENVNGESEDHLDFTSKLTLVSPTGEQYDSLLRQLRERMDEGCGETIYVVGVGSDGGDYGLDEGDMEASVATVQSLCEQIEADMILLRERSDAGGKVRDYLIRRRVGEEDFLEVRVAVVGNVDAGKSTLLGVLTHGELDNGRGFARQKLFRHKHEMESGRTSSVGNDILGFDQEGHVVNKPDNHGGSLDWTKICERSSKVITFIDLAGHEKYLKTTVFGMTGHLPDFCMLMVGSNAGIVGMTKEHLGLALALNVPVFVVVTKIDMCPANILAETLHLLQRLLKSPGCRKIPVLVQNKDDVIVTASNFSSERMCPIFQVSNVTGDNMDLLKMFLNLLSSKTSYREDEPAEFQIDDTYSVPGVGTVVSGTTLRGLIRLNDTLLLGPDPLGSFLSIAVKSIHRKRMPVKEVRGGQTASFALKKIKRSSIRKGMVMISPRLTPQATWEFMAEILVLHHPTTISPRYQAMVHCGSIRQTATILTMNRDCLRTGDKASVHFRFIKTPEYLHTDQRLVFREGRTKAVGTITKLLQSVTKAQQAKMQSTKKGTMSANEEAGSAPRPDSPSAGQLPWGRRRRYVKTATTRTSPSQEVEAGGEGVRDTEEKP; from the exons ATGGCGTCGTTGGCAGCAATAGAGCCAGGGCTAAGCCCGGGGACATTACCGAAAGAGGAATCCGTAGTACCAGTTTCTATATTCGCACCGGACTGTGGGGATGACCTTTCAGGGGCAGAGTGCTTCGAAGACGGAGAGAATGTTAACGGCGAGTCCGAGGATCATTTAGACTTTACTAGCAAG CTGACTCTGGTCAGCCCCACAGGAGAACAGTATGACTCGTTACTACGGCAACTCCGAGAGAGGATGGATGAAGGATGTGGGGAGACCATTTATGTGGTGGGAGTGGGCTCAG ACGGAGGTGACTATGGTCTGGACGAGGGGGACATGGAGGCGTCAGTGGCCACGGTTCAATCCCTGTGTGAGCAGATAGAGGCAGACATGATCCTGCTGAGAGAACGTAGCGACGCAGGGGGGAAAGTACGAGACTACCTCATCCGCCGACGGGTCGGAGAGGAGGACTTCCTGGAAGTGAG GGTGGCGGTGGTGGGTAACGTGGATGCCGGTAAGAGCACCCTGCTGGGGGTGTTGACCCACGGGGAGCTGGACAACGGCAGGGGGTTCGCCAGGCAGAAACTCTTCCGACACAAACACGAGATGGAGAGCGGCAGGACCAGCAGTGTGGGGAACGACATCCTGGGCTTTGACCAGGAGGGACAT GTGGTGAATAAGCCAGATAATCACGGGGGCAGCCTGGACTGGACTAAGATCTGTGAGAGGTCCTCTAAGGTCATCACCTTCATAGATCTGGCCGGCCACGAGAAGTACCTGAAAACCACTGTGTTTGGAATGACCGGACACCTACCAGACTTCTGTATGCTCATG gtGGGCAGTAATGCAGGTAttgtagggatgaccaaggagcATCTAGGTTTGGCTCTAGCCCTGAATGTACCCGTCTTTGTAGTGGTCACCAAGATAGACATGTGTCCAGCCAACATCCTAGCAG AGACACTGCATCTGTTACAGAGGTTACTGAAGTCCCCAGGATGTAGAAAGATCCCAGTACTGGTTCAAAACAAAGATGACGTTATCGTCACTGCATCCAACTTCAGCTCAGAGAG GATGTGTCCAATCTTCCAGGTCTCCAATGTAACAGGAGACAACATGGATCTTCTGAAGATGTTCCTCAACCTACTGTCTTCTAAAACCTCCTATAGAGAAGATGAGCCTGCCGAGTTCCAGATCGATGACACCTACTCAGTACCG GGTGTGGGCACAGTAGTATCCGGCACTACGTTACGTGGATTGATACGACTGAATGACACGCTGCTGCTCGGCCCAGACCCCCTGGGCAGTTTCCTCTCCATCGCTGTCAAATCTATCCACCGCAAGAGGATGCCTGTCAAAGAGGTCCGGGGGGGACAGACCGCCTCCTTCGCGCTCAAAAAG atcAAGCGTTCCTCCATCAGGAAGGGGATGGTGATGATCTCTCCCAGACTAACACCTCAGGCTACCTGGGAGTTCATGGCTGAGATACTGGTCctgcaccaccccaccaccatatCCCCACGATACCAGGCTATGG TGCACTGTGGCAgcatcagacagacagccacCATTCTGACCATGAACAGAGACTGTCTACGTACCGGGGACAAGGCCTCAGTCCACTTCAGATTCATCAAGACCCCCGAGTACCTCcacacagaccagagactggTGTTCAGAGAGGGACGCACCAAGGCTGTGGGCACCATCACCAAG CTGCTCCAGTCAGTCACCAAGGCCCAGCAGGCCAAGATGCAGTCCACTAAGAAGGGCACCATGTCAGCCAATGAAGAGGCAGGATCCGCACCGCGGCCTGACAGCCCCAGCGCAGGACAGCTACCG tgggggaggaggagacgcTATGTAAAGACGGCAACAACGAGAACCAG CCCAAGTCAGGAGgtggaggcaggaggagagggggtcagagacacagaggaaaAGCCCTGA
- the LOC135531274 gene encoding GTP-binding protein 1-like isoform X1 gives MASLAAIEPGLSPGTLPKEESVVPVSIFAPDCGDDLSGAECFEDGENVNGESEDHLDFTSKLTLVSPTGEQYDSLLRQLRERMDEGCGETIYVVGVGSDGGDYGLDEGDMEASVATVQSLCEQIEADMILLRERSDAGGKVRDYLIRRRVGEEDFLEVRVAVVGNVDAGKSTLLGVLTHGELDNGRGFARQKLFRHKHEMESGRTSSVGNDILGFDQEGHVVNKPDNHGGSLDWTKICERSSKVITFIDLAGHEKYLKTTVFGMTGHLPDFCMLMVGSNAGIVGMTKEHLGLALALNVPVFVVVTKIDMCPANILAETLHLLQRLLKSPGCRKIPVLVQNKDDVIVTASNFSSERMCPIFQVSNVTGDNMDLLKMFLNLLSSKTSYREDEPAEFQIDDTYSVPGVGTVVSGTTLRGLIRLNDTLLLGPDPLGSFLSIAVKSIHRKRMPVKEVRGGQTASFALKKIKRSSIRKGMVMISPRLTPQATWEFMAEILVLHHPTTISPRYQAMVHCGSIRQTATILTMNRDCLRTGDKASVHFRFIKTPEYLHTDQRLVFREGRTKAVGTITKLLQSVTKAQQAKMQSTKKGTMSANEEAGSAPRPDSPSAGQLPTVGEEETLCKDGNNENQPKSGGGGRRRGGQRHRGKALNSTTSPTSQHTPAAAGVGTTA, from the exons ATGGCGTCGTTGGCAGCAATAGAGCCAGGGCTAAGCCCGGGGACATTACCGAAAGAGGAATCCGTAGTACCAGTTTCTATATTCGCACCGGACTGTGGGGATGACCTTTCAGGGGCAGAGTGCTTCGAAGACGGAGAGAATGTTAACGGCGAGTCCGAGGATCATTTAGACTTTACTAGCAAG CTGACTCTGGTCAGCCCCACAGGAGAACAGTATGACTCGTTACTACGGCAACTCCGAGAGAGGATGGATGAAGGATGTGGGGAGACCATTTATGTGGTGGGAGTGGGCTCAG ACGGAGGTGACTATGGTCTGGACGAGGGGGACATGGAGGCGTCAGTGGCCACGGTTCAATCCCTGTGTGAGCAGATAGAGGCAGACATGATCCTGCTGAGAGAACGTAGCGACGCAGGGGGGAAAGTACGAGACTACCTCATCCGCCGACGGGTCGGAGAGGAGGACTTCCTGGAAGTGAG GGTGGCGGTGGTGGGTAACGTGGATGCCGGTAAGAGCACCCTGCTGGGGGTGTTGACCCACGGGGAGCTGGACAACGGCAGGGGGTTCGCCAGGCAGAAACTCTTCCGACACAAACACGAGATGGAGAGCGGCAGGACCAGCAGTGTGGGGAACGACATCCTGGGCTTTGACCAGGAGGGACAT GTGGTGAATAAGCCAGATAATCACGGGGGCAGCCTGGACTGGACTAAGATCTGTGAGAGGTCCTCTAAGGTCATCACCTTCATAGATCTGGCCGGCCACGAGAAGTACCTGAAAACCACTGTGTTTGGAATGACCGGACACCTACCAGACTTCTGTATGCTCATG gtGGGCAGTAATGCAGGTAttgtagggatgaccaaggagcATCTAGGTTTGGCTCTAGCCCTGAATGTACCCGTCTTTGTAGTGGTCACCAAGATAGACATGTGTCCAGCCAACATCCTAGCAG AGACACTGCATCTGTTACAGAGGTTACTGAAGTCCCCAGGATGTAGAAAGATCCCAGTACTGGTTCAAAACAAAGATGACGTTATCGTCACTGCATCCAACTTCAGCTCAGAGAG GATGTGTCCAATCTTCCAGGTCTCCAATGTAACAGGAGACAACATGGATCTTCTGAAGATGTTCCTCAACCTACTGTCTTCTAAAACCTCCTATAGAGAAGATGAGCCTGCCGAGTTCCAGATCGATGACACCTACTCAGTACCG GGTGTGGGCACAGTAGTATCCGGCACTACGTTACGTGGATTGATACGACTGAATGACACGCTGCTGCTCGGCCCAGACCCCCTGGGCAGTTTCCTCTCCATCGCTGTCAAATCTATCCACCGCAAGAGGATGCCTGTCAAAGAGGTCCGGGGGGGACAGACCGCCTCCTTCGCGCTCAAAAAG atcAAGCGTTCCTCCATCAGGAAGGGGATGGTGATGATCTCTCCCAGACTAACACCTCAGGCTACCTGGGAGTTCATGGCTGAGATACTGGTCctgcaccaccccaccaccatatCCCCACGATACCAGGCTATGG TGCACTGTGGCAgcatcagacagacagccacCATTCTGACCATGAACAGAGACTGTCTACGTACCGGGGACAAGGCCTCAGTCCACTTCAGATTCATCAAGACCCCCGAGTACCTCcacacagaccagagactggTGTTCAGAGAGGGACGCACCAAGGCTGTGGGCACCATCACCAAG CTGCTCCAGTCAGTCACCAAGGCCCAGCAGGCCAAGATGCAGTCCACTAAGAAGGGCACCATGTCAGCCAATGAAGAGGCAGGATCCGCACCGCGGCCTGACAGCCCCAGCGCAGGACAGCTACCG acagtgggggaggaggagacgcTATGTAAAGACGGCAACAACGAGAACCAG CCCAAGTCAGGAGgtggaggcaggaggagagggggtcagagacacagaggaaaAGCCCTGAACAGCACCACATCACcaacatcacaacacacaccagcTGCAGCAGGAGTGGGCACCACtgcctaa
- the LOC135531274 gene encoding GTP-binding protein 1-like isoform X2 → MASLAAIEPGLSPGTLPKEESVVPVSIFAPDCGDDLSGAECFEDGENVNGESEDHLDFTSKLTLVSPTGEQYDSLLRQLRERMDEGCGETIYVVGVGSDGGDYGLDEGDMEASVATVQSLCEQIEADMILLRERSDAGGKVRDYLIRRRVGEEDFLEVRVAVVGNVDAGKSTLLGVLTHGELDNGRGFARQKLFRHKHEMESGRTSSVGNDILGFDQEGHVVNKPDNHGGSLDWTKICERSSKVITFIDLAGHEKYLKTTVFGMTGHLPDFCMLMVGSNAGIVGMTKEHLGLALALNVPVFVVVTKIDMCPANILAETLHLLQRLLKSPGCRKIPVLVQNKDDVIVTASNFSSERMCPIFQVSNVTGDNMDLLKMFLNLLSSKTSYREDEPAEFQIDDTYSVPGVGTVVSGTTLRGLIRLNDTLLLGPDPLGSFLSIAVKSIHRKRMPVKEVRGGQTASFALKKIKRSSIRKGMVMISPRLTPQATWEFMAEILVLHHPTTISPRYQAMVHCGSIRQTATILTMNRDCLRTGDKASVHFRFIKTPEYLHTDQRLVFREGRTKAVGTITKLLQSVTKAQQAKMQSTKKGTMSANEEAGSAPRPDSPSAGQLPPKSGGGGRRRGGQRHRGKALNSTTSPTSQHTPAAAGVGTTA, encoded by the exons ATGGCGTCGTTGGCAGCAATAGAGCCAGGGCTAAGCCCGGGGACATTACCGAAAGAGGAATCCGTAGTACCAGTTTCTATATTCGCACCGGACTGTGGGGATGACCTTTCAGGGGCAGAGTGCTTCGAAGACGGAGAGAATGTTAACGGCGAGTCCGAGGATCATTTAGACTTTACTAGCAAG CTGACTCTGGTCAGCCCCACAGGAGAACAGTATGACTCGTTACTACGGCAACTCCGAGAGAGGATGGATGAAGGATGTGGGGAGACCATTTATGTGGTGGGAGTGGGCTCAG ACGGAGGTGACTATGGTCTGGACGAGGGGGACATGGAGGCGTCAGTGGCCACGGTTCAATCCCTGTGTGAGCAGATAGAGGCAGACATGATCCTGCTGAGAGAACGTAGCGACGCAGGGGGGAAAGTACGAGACTACCTCATCCGCCGACGGGTCGGAGAGGAGGACTTCCTGGAAGTGAG GGTGGCGGTGGTGGGTAACGTGGATGCCGGTAAGAGCACCCTGCTGGGGGTGTTGACCCACGGGGAGCTGGACAACGGCAGGGGGTTCGCCAGGCAGAAACTCTTCCGACACAAACACGAGATGGAGAGCGGCAGGACCAGCAGTGTGGGGAACGACATCCTGGGCTTTGACCAGGAGGGACAT GTGGTGAATAAGCCAGATAATCACGGGGGCAGCCTGGACTGGACTAAGATCTGTGAGAGGTCCTCTAAGGTCATCACCTTCATAGATCTGGCCGGCCACGAGAAGTACCTGAAAACCACTGTGTTTGGAATGACCGGACACCTACCAGACTTCTGTATGCTCATG gtGGGCAGTAATGCAGGTAttgtagggatgaccaaggagcATCTAGGTTTGGCTCTAGCCCTGAATGTACCCGTCTTTGTAGTGGTCACCAAGATAGACATGTGTCCAGCCAACATCCTAGCAG AGACACTGCATCTGTTACAGAGGTTACTGAAGTCCCCAGGATGTAGAAAGATCCCAGTACTGGTTCAAAACAAAGATGACGTTATCGTCACTGCATCCAACTTCAGCTCAGAGAG GATGTGTCCAATCTTCCAGGTCTCCAATGTAACAGGAGACAACATGGATCTTCTGAAGATGTTCCTCAACCTACTGTCTTCTAAAACCTCCTATAGAGAAGATGAGCCTGCCGAGTTCCAGATCGATGACACCTACTCAGTACCG GGTGTGGGCACAGTAGTATCCGGCACTACGTTACGTGGATTGATACGACTGAATGACACGCTGCTGCTCGGCCCAGACCCCCTGGGCAGTTTCCTCTCCATCGCTGTCAAATCTATCCACCGCAAGAGGATGCCTGTCAAAGAGGTCCGGGGGGGACAGACCGCCTCCTTCGCGCTCAAAAAG atcAAGCGTTCCTCCATCAGGAAGGGGATGGTGATGATCTCTCCCAGACTAACACCTCAGGCTACCTGGGAGTTCATGGCTGAGATACTGGTCctgcaccaccccaccaccatatCCCCACGATACCAGGCTATGG TGCACTGTGGCAgcatcagacagacagccacCATTCTGACCATGAACAGAGACTGTCTACGTACCGGGGACAAGGCCTCAGTCCACTTCAGATTCATCAAGACCCCCGAGTACCTCcacacagaccagagactggTGTTCAGAGAGGGACGCACCAAGGCTGTGGGCACCATCACCAAG CTGCTCCAGTCAGTCACCAAGGCCCAGCAGGCCAAGATGCAGTCCACTAAGAAGGGCACCATGTCAGCCAATGAAGAGGCAGGATCCGCACCGCGGCCTGACAGCCCCAGCGCAGGACAGCTACCG CCCAAGTCAGGAGgtggaggcaggaggagagggggtcagagacacagaggaaaAGCCCTGAACAGCACCACATCACcaacatcacaacacacaccagcTGCAGCAGGAGTGGGCACCACtgcctaa